From a single Rutidosis leptorrhynchoides isolate AG116_Rl617_1_P2 chromosome 5, CSIRO_AGI_Rlap_v1, whole genome shotgun sequence genomic region:
- the LOC139848488 gene encoding uncharacterized protein has translation MSSSSSSDMIILKSKDGAKFVVKRSDLVESENIKDMVDNGRFIVEKYKSSDYFADYFADDFIDDDDDDDDSEKPTGDRIPVKAENTQQQDELVASTKVIEMNIVCSYWASVDTEPFRVESNSQVIEMNIVCSDSVFFDAEPFRVVQEAYKYDDGSMEVEGNRENIEMKIVCSDGISIDAEPFKRESRVVQDAYKYNNGSTKVESNSEIIKAVKLFCEKRANIQDLYAHSEIIFRQMLAKFYSEFCESNRDNALHLMIAAFDLGIKSLIDLMMEDVDDMFSKMTSADAFYKIFKVNLNGQNDRKDKYEFMKDDIEDKKFGWAFESNDKSVNIVCSDGKYIDPKYFKRESRVVQLCYNQNYSFGSTKIIIDKDNNKQIAATEAHDKSVGT, from the exons ATGTCGTCTTCATCATCATCCGACATGATTATTCTCAAAAGTAAGGATGGAGCAAAGTTTGTGGTTAAAAGATCGGATTTGGTAGAATCGGAAAACATCAAGGATATGGTTGATAATGGTCGGTTTATAGTTGAAAAATACAAAAGTTCTGATTATTTTGCCGATTATTTTGCCGATGATtttatcgatgatgatgatgatgacgacgattcAGAGAAACCAACCGGTGACAGAATCCCTGTAaaag CAGAGAACACGCAGCAGCAGGATGAACTAGTAGCATCGACCAAAGTCATTGAGATGAATATTGTTTGTTCGTACTGGGCATCTGTTGACACCGAGCCCTTTAGAGTTGAAAGCAATAGCCAAGTCATTGAGATGAATATTGTTTGCTCGGACAGTGTATTCTTTGACGCCGAGCCCTTTAGAGTGGTCCAAGAAGCTTACAAATACGATGATGGCTCCATGGAAGTCGAAGGTAATAGAGAAAACATTGAGATGAAAATTGTTTGTTCGGACGGGATATCCATTGATGCCGAGCCCTTTAAAAGGGAGTCTAGAGTGGTCCAAGACGCTTACAAATACAATAACGGGTCCACAAAAGTTGAAAGCAATAGTGAAATCATTAAGGCTGTTAAATTGTTTTGTGAAAAACGGGCAAACATCCAGGATCTTTATGCGCATAGTGAAATCATCTTCCGGCAGATGTTGGCTAAATTCTATTCCGAATTTTGCGAAAGCAATCGGGACAATGCTCTTCATCTTATGATT gcTGCTTTTGATTTGGGGATAAAAAGCCTGATCGACCTTATGATGGAAGACGTTGATGACATGTTCAGCAAAATGACTAGTGCTGATGCGTTTTACAAGATCTTCAAGGTGAATTTGAACGGGCAAAATGATAGAAAGGATAAATATGAATTTATGAAAGATGATATCGAGGATAAAAAATTTGGATGGGCTTTTGAAAGCAATGATAAAAGCGTGAATATTGTTTGTTCTGACGGGAAATACATTGACCCCAAATACTTTAAAAGGGAGTCTAGAGTGGTCCAACTTTGTTACAACCAAAACTATTCTTTTGGCTCTACCAAAATCATCATTGACAAGGATAATAATAAACAAATAGCAGCCACTGAGGCTCATGATAAATCGGTCGGTACGTAG